The following coding sequences are from one Mycolicibacterium aichiense window:
- a CDS encoding PE-PPE domain-containing protein has translation MTAGTRKTALLGAAAATAVAMTMGTVAEPVAPAANALTLDTTTTGPLLWLINQLGVDSYTFDNIPVVGSITLAFDWQKADPVGLNNLLNAEPFGGFVLGTATRPNILASSPTGPLLIASGTGVPAALQTYQALLSSANGNTLPGYDPLVAAGKVSSITGQPCSSGITCVQGTNVTNLPIALVRNPETPNGGLYSRFAPIFNLFGMNPVSPNAGSGSSLGIRFNGAFVNVALGYDMLSDFPETLNPFSLVNSVMASVLPTYLLGGAELKGTSINTIEGNLIALLTLGTPSTTYSTLVPTDLPLLEPLRLPSRILNAVFKAAKIPITLGTPLADALQPALSILVNIGYTDVQTPSEGGTYNRTYDQSSQYVPFLSRATLTPQEWAAVPGDVVKALFTGFRDVLSGKPTTTPVPVPEPSVTAAAAPALAAVPSPSAKSGKPSKKSSSTSSKKASAPKPSAKKGVGGSKRAS, from the coding sequence GTGACGGCCGGAACAAGGAAGACCGCGCTGCTGGGCGCGGCCGCCGCCACCGCGGTGGCCATGACGATGGGCACGGTCGCCGAACCCGTGGCGCCTGCCGCAAACGCCCTGACCCTCGACACCACCACGACCGGGCCGCTGCTGTGGCTGATCAATCAGCTCGGAGTGGACAGCTACACCTTCGACAACATCCCCGTCGTCGGATCCATCACGCTGGCCTTCGACTGGCAGAAAGCCGACCCGGTCGGACTGAACAACCTGCTGAACGCGGAGCCGTTCGGCGGGTTCGTCCTCGGCACCGCGACCCGGCCGAACATCCTGGCCAGCAGTCCCACCGGTCCGCTGCTGATCGCCTCGGGCACAGGCGTTCCCGCTGCGCTCCAGACCTATCAGGCATTGCTGTCCAGCGCCAACGGCAACACTCTGCCGGGATACGATCCGCTGGTCGCCGCGGGCAAGGTCAGTTCGATCACCGGCCAACCGTGTTCGTCGGGCATCACCTGTGTCCAGGGCACCAACGTGACCAACCTGCCGATTGCGTTGGTGCGCAACCCCGAGACACCGAACGGCGGCCTGTATTCGCGATTCGCCCCGATCTTCAACCTGTTCGGGATGAATCCGGTCAGTCCCAACGCCGGCTCCGGATCGAGCCTCGGCATCCGATTCAACGGCGCGTTCGTCAACGTCGCCCTCGGCTACGACATGTTGTCGGACTTCCCGGAGACGCTGAACCCGTTCTCGCTGGTCAACTCCGTCATGGCGAGCGTGCTGCCGACCTACCTGCTCGGCGGCGCGGAGTTGAAGGGCACCAGCATCAACACGATCGAGGGCAATCTCATCGCGCTGCTGACCCTGGGTACCCCCAGCACGACGTACAGCACACTGGTGCCCACCGATCTGCCGCTGCTGGAACCGCTGCGACTGCCGTCGCGCATCCTCAATGCGGTGTTCAAGGCGGCGAAGATCCCGATCACGCTGGGCACGCCGCTTGCTGACGCGCTGCAGCCGGCGTTGTCGATTCTGGTCAACATCGGTTACACCGACGTGCAGACACCGAGTGAGGGTGGCACCTACAACCGCACGTATGACCAGTCGTCCCAATACGTTCCGTTCCTGTCGCGGGCGACGCTGACGCCGCAGGAGTGGGCCGCGGTCCCCGGGGACGTGGTCAAGGCGCTGTTCACCGGATTCCGGGATGTGTTGAGCGGCAAGCCCACAACGACGCCTGTGCCCGTGCCAGAGCCCTCGGTGACGGCAGCCGCGGCGCCGGCGTTGGCGGCCGTACCCTCGCCGAGTGCCAAGTCCGGCAAGCCGTCGAAGAAGTCGAGTTCGACGTCGAGCAAGAAGGCTTCAGCGCCGAAGCCCTCGGCCAAGAAGGGCGTGGGCGGGTCCAAGCGGGCAAGCTAG
- a CDS encoding DAPG hydrolase family protein yields the protein MMAETYLGYRPGDGDTAWGKYFDPQMAELPRHAVVALEHGPQADQTMLGFDSAATLLDEGYQQTENGYGVLRGGGFHVAIRTDMPGVTPAMWDWWFGWHGSESSRYKLWHPRAHASAHWGDSGPDGDYVGRTSIIEEYLGSAYAKAAIAFLEPSALGLDPARLGADVAVCARLGSSEVPVDIGWFIHHVRAVPGGAEMRSRFWMGGPYIGVRRGNRLADSVIRPIAAHQLPEPRDLLVHCAQEMNHLASFLPRIYAEFAET from the coding sequence CTGATGGCGGAGACGTACCTGGGTTACCGCCCCGGTGACGGCGACACCGCGTGGGGCAAGTACTTCGACCCGCAGATGGCCGAGCTGCCCCGCCATGCCGTCGTCGCACTCGAACACGGCCCGCAGGCCGACCAGACGATGCTCGGGTTCGACTCGGCTGCAACGCTTCTCGATGAGGGATATCAACAGACCGAGAACGGCTACGGTGTGCTGCGCGGCGGCGGATTCCACGTCGCGATCCGCACCGACATGCCCGGCGTCACGCCGGCGATGTGGGACTGGTGGTTCGGCTGGCACGGCAGCGAGTCCAGCCGCTACAAGTTGTGGCATCCGCGTGCGCATGCCTCGGCGCATTGGGGCGACAGCGGACCCGACGGCGACTACGTCGGACGGACCTCGATCATCGAGGAATACCTCGGCTCGGCCTATGCCAAGGCGGCCATCGCGTTCCTCGAACCGTCCGCGCTGGGTCTGGACCCGGCCCGGCTGGGCGCGGACGTCGCGGTGTGCGCGCGGCTGGGCTCCAGCGAGGTGCCGGTCGACATCGGCTGGTTCATCCACCACGTCCGTGCTGTGCCGGGCGGCGCGGAGATGCGATCGCGGTTCTGGATGGGCGGTCCGTACATCGGGGTGCGCCGCGGCAACCGCCTGGCCGATTCGGTGATCCGGCCGATCGCCGCACACCAGCTGCCGGAGCCCCGGGATCTGTTGGTGCACTGCGCGCAGGAGATGAACCACCTGGCGAGCTTCCTGCCGAGAATTTACGCGGAGTTCGCTGAAACCTGA
- a CDS encoding FAD-binding oxidoreductase, protein MGSLPEGRHYFFSDDGYESARRATVWNQRVPDRYPDVIVQAVDADDVVAALRYAKANNKQVSIKSGGHSWAASHLRDGAVLLDMSRVDQTSIDADAMTAVAGPGKGGSALAAELDAVGLFFPAGHCKGVCIGGYLLQGGYGWNSRVVGPACESVIGLDVVTADGDKIYIDAEHHPDLYWAARGAGPGFFAVVTAFHLKLYPKPAVLGSSFYAYPIELADEIFTWARGISAEVDRRVELQIVATRSVPNAGIDRPAIVMASPAFADTEAEAKEAFGLLDRCPVVDKALIAVPYAPMGLPDWYTAVMSNYLEDHRYTADNMWTNASAAELMPGIHRILDTLPPHPAHFLWLNWGPSPQRQDMAYSLESEIYLALYAGWMDDKDDEKYSDWPRSNMAAMAPLATGIQLADENLGRRPAKFVTDENMARLDRVRAQYDPDGRFHSWMGRL, encoded by the coding sequence GTGGGGTCACTTCCTGAGGGTCGGCATTACTTCTTCAGCGACGACGGCTACGAGAGCGCACGCCGGGCGACGGTGTGGAACCAGCGGGTGCCCGACCGCTACCCGGACGTCATCGTCCAGGCGGTCGACGCTGACGACGTCGTCGCAGCCCTGCGCTACGCGAAGGCCAACAACAAGCAGGTCAGCATCAAGTCCGGCGGCCACAGCTGGGCGGCCAGCCATCTGCGCGACGGCGCGGTGCTGCTCGACATGAGCCGGGTCGATCAGACCAGCATCGACGCCGACGCGATGACAGCGGTCGCAGGCCCGGGCAAGGGCGGCAGTGCCCTGGCCGCCGAGCTCGATGCGGTCGGACTGTTCTTTCCCGCCGGGCACTGCAAGGGCGTGTGCATCGGCGGCTATCTGCTGCAGGGCGGCTACGGCTGGAACAGCCGGGTGGTCGGGCCGGCCTGCGAAAGCGTGATCGGGCTGGACGTGGTGACCGCCGACGGCGACAAGATCTACATCGACGCCGAGCATCACCCCGACCTGTACTGGGCCGCCCGAGGCGCCGGACCGGGGTTCTTCGCCGTCGTCACCGCGTTTCACCTCAAGCTCTACCCGAAACCGGCGGTGCTGGGCAGCAGCTTCTACGCCTATCCCATCGAACTCGCCGACGAGATATTCACCTGGGCCCGAGGCATTTCCGCGGAAGTGGACCGTCGCGTCGAGTTGCAGATCGTCGCCACCCGCAGCGTCCCCAACGCGGGCATCGACCGGCCGGCGATCGTGATGGCCTCCCCGGCGTTCGCCGACACCGAAGCGGAGGCAAAAGAAGCGTTCGGACTGCTCGACCGATGCCCGGTCGTCGACAAGGCGCTGATCGCCGTGCCGTATGCGCCGATGGGCCTGCCGGATTGGTACACCGCGGTGATGAGCAACTATCTGGAGGACCACCGCTACACCGCCGACAACATGTGGACCAACGCCTCGGCCGCCGAGTTGATGCCGGGCATCCACCGCATCCTGGACACCCTGCCGCCACACCCCGCGCACTTCCTGTGGCTGAACTGGGGTCCGTCGCCGCAGCGCCAGGACATGGCCTACAGCTTGGAAAGCGAGATCTACCTGGCGCTGTACGCCGGCTGGATGGACGACAAAGACGACGAAAAGTACAGCGACTGGCCACGATCCAACATGGCGGCAATGGCACCGCTGGCGACCGGCATTCAGCTGGCCGACGAGAACCTGGGACGCCGTCCCGCCAAGTTCGTCACCGACGAGAACATGGCCAGGCTGGATAGGGTGCGAGCGCAATATGACCCGGACGGCCGATTCCACAGCTGGATGGGACGACTCTGA
- a CDS encoding IclR family transcriptional regulator, which translates to MVGGGRPSSTRDDGIQVLRRAAAALDEIATAPGRLRLVDLHSRLGLAKSTTRRLLVGLVEVGFAAVDDDGRIVLGDRLLGLVNADAAHITSAFRSTLERVAEATGETVDLSVYRGGQMLFIDQIESPHRLRAVSAIGGRFTLCDTANGKAVLALLGDDDVEQVLAALEQGHADRVRAEIRTIRTDRVAFDRDEHTDGISAAGIAGRAAGGNIVAISVPAPTVRFNANSGRIVAALHEALKSPAWTG; encoded by the coding sequence ATGGTCGGCGGCGGGCGCCCTTCCTCGACCCGGGACGACGGCATTCAGGTACTGCGGCGCGCCGCGGCCGCGCTCGACGAAATCGCCACCGCCCCGGGCCGGCTGCGCTTGGTCGACCTGCACAGCCGGTTGGGGCTGGCCAAGTCGACCACGCGGCGACTCCTCGTCGGTCTCGTCGAGGTGGGGTTCGCCGCGGTGGACGACGACGGCCGCATCGTCCTCGGGGATCGCCTGCTCGGGCTGGTCAACGCCGACGCCGCCCACATCACGTCCGCATTCCGGTCCACGCTGGAGCGGGTGGCCGAGGCCACCGGTGAAACTGTCGACCTCTCGGTGTATCGCGGCGGCCAGATGCTGTTCATTGACCAGATCGAGTCCCCGCACCGGTTACGCGCGGTCTCGGCGATCGGCGGACGATTCACCCTGTGCGACACGGCCAATGGCAAGGCCGTGCTGGCGTTGTTGGGCGATGACGACGTCGAGCAGGTGCTCGCCGCCCTTGAGCAGGGCCACGCCGACCGGGTGCGCGCCGAAATCCGGACCATCCGCACCGACCGGGTGGCGTTCGACCGCGACGAGCACACCGACGGCATCTCGGCCGCGGGGATCGCGGGCCGCGCGGCCGGCGGCAACATCGTCGCGATCTCGGTGCCCGCCCCCACCGTGCGGTTCAACGCCAACTCCGGCCGCATCGTCGCCGCCCTGCACGAGGCTTTGAAGTCACCGGCCTGGACGGGCTGA
- a CDS encoding molybdopterin oxidoreductase family protein: MSRTALRICPFCEATCGMVLTIDDNDRVSAARGDRDDVFSHGFICPKGASFPELDNDPDRLQKPLVRRDGELVETSWADAFAAAAEGLQRVIADTGGSSVAVYLGNPNAHTIAGSLYGPVVIKSLGTRQVYSASTLDQMPKHVSCGYLFGNPLAFTLPDLDRTDYLVVMGANPLVSNGSLATAADFPGKLKALRRRGGTLVVIDPNRTRTAELADRHIAPRPGTDAALLFAVAQVLFDEDLVDLGRLAGHVSGLERVRAAAQDFPPEAVAEHCGVDADEIRTLARELAAAPSAAVYGRIGTSTVGFGTLTSWLVDVVNILTGNLDRPGGVMFASSPIAGAPRPPRPGRGFATGRWRSRVSGHPEALSELPAVALAEEIETPGEGQVKAMITIAGNPVLSAPDGARLSEALDGVGFMVSVDPYLNETTRHADVILPPPPPSRAAHYDLALSGAAVRNNARYSPPVLPLPEGRPDECEILARLALIVLGMGPDADPALVDEQVIATTLGKEVADEHSPVAGRSVEELTAMLPEGRGFERRLDMMLRLGPFGDGFGAKPDGLTLQRLKDTPHGVDLGALTPRIPEILRTPSGTIELDPEPILADVPRLQAALTSEPGFLLIGRRHLRSNNSWMHNLPALSGGTNRCTLQIHPDDAARLGLEEMAVVTGPGGKLEVPVEITDAIRPGVVSLPHGWGHTEPGTRMRVAAQHPGVNVNNLNDGTLLDPLSGTAVLNALPVEVAPAG, from the coding sequence ATGAGCCGCACCGCTTTGCGAATCTGCCCGTTCTGCGAGGCCACCTGCGGGATGGTCCTCACGATCGACGACAACGACCGGGTCAGTGCCGCCCGGGGTGATCGTGACGACGTGTTCAGCCATGGCTTCATCTGCCCCAAGGGCGCCAGCTTCCCCGAGTTGGACAACGATCCGGACCGGCTGCAGAAGCCCCTGGTGCGCCGCGACGGTGAACTGGTCGAGACGTCGTGGGCGGACGCCTTCGCCGCGGCGGCCGAGGGACTGCAGCGCGTCATCGCCGACACCGGCGGCTCGTCGGTCGCGGTGTACCTGGGCAACCCGAACGCGCACACCATCGCCGGGTCGCTCTACGGGCCGGTCGTGATCAAGTCGCTGGGCACCCGGCAGGTGTATTCGGCCAGCACGCTGGACCAGATGCCCAAGCACGTGTCCTGCGGCTACCTGTTCGGCAATCCGCTGGCGTTCACCCTGCCCGACCTCGACCGCACCGACTATCTCGTCGTGATGGGCGCAAACCCGTTGGTGTCCAACGGTTCTCTGGCCACCGCCGCTGACTTCCCGGGCAAGCTCAAGGCATTGCGCCGTCGCGGCGGCACCCTGGTCGTGATCGATCCCAACCGGACCCGCACCGCCGAACTGGCCGACCGTCACATCGCGCCCCGGCCCGGCACCGACGCCGCACTGCTGTTCGCGGTCGCCCAAGTGCTCTTCGACGAGGACCTGGTCGATCTGGGCAGGCTGGCCGGGCACGTCTCCGGGCTGGAGCGGGTGCGGGCGGCGGCACAGGACTTCCCGCCGGAGGCGGTGGCCGAGCATTGCGGAGTCGACGCCGACGAAATCCGAACGCTGGCACGCGAACTCGCTGCGGCCCCGAGTGCGGCGGTCTACGGCCGCATCGGCACCTCGACGGTCGGGTTCGGCACGCTGACCAGCTGGCTGGTCGACGTGGTAAACATCTTGACCGGCAACCTGGACCGCCCGGGCGGAGTGATGTTCGCCAGCTCGCCGATCGCCGGGGCGCCGCGCCCACCGCGCCCGGGCCGGGGATTCGCCACCGGCCGCTGGCGCAGCCGGGTCTCCGGTCACCCGGAGGCACTGTCCGAGCTGCCCGCGGTCGCTCTTGCCGAGGAGATCGAAACCCCCGGCGAGGGACAGGTCAAGGCGATGATCACGATCGCGGGGAACCCGGTGTTGTCGGCGCCGGACGGCGCCCGGCTGTCCGAGGCCCTCGATGGCGTCGGCTTCATGGTGTCGGTGGATCCCTACCTCAACGAGACCACCCGGCACGCCGACGTGATCCTGCCGCCGCCTCCGCCTTCTCGCGCAGCGCATTACGACCTCGCGCTCAGTGGGGCGGCGGTGCGCAACAACGCCAGGTATTCACCGCCGGTACTGCCGCTGCCCGAAGGCAGGCCCGACGAGTGCGAGATCCTGGCGCGGCTGGCGCTGATCGTGCTGGGTATGGGCCCCGACGCCGATCCGGCCCTGGTGGACGAGCAGGTGATCGCGACCACCCTGGGCAAGGAGGTCGCCGACGAGCACTCGCCGGTGGCGGGCCGATCCGTCGAGGAGCTGACCGCGATGCTGCCCGAGGGCCGCGGTTTCGAACGACGGCTGGACATGATGCTGCGGCTGGGCCCGTTCGGGGACGGTTTCGGCGCGAAGCCGGACGGCCTGACCCTGCAGCGACTGAAGGACACCCCGCATGGGGTGGACCTCGGCGCGCTGACCCCGCGGATCCCGGAGATTCTCCGGACGCCTTCGGGCACAATCGAATTGGATCCTGAGCCGATTCTCGCTGACGTCCCGCGGCTGCAGGCCGCGCTGACGTCGGAGCCGGGGTTCCTGCTGATCGGCCGGCGGCACCTGCGGTCCAATAACAGCTGGATGCACAATCTGCCCGCCCTGTCCGGCGGCACCAACCGCTGCACACTGCAGATCCATCCGGACGACGCCGCCCGGCTCGGCCTCGAGGAGATGGCTGTGGTCACCGGTCCGGGCGGGAAACTCGAAGTGCCCGTGGAGATCACCGATGCGATCCGCCCCGGCGTGGTGTCACTGCCGCACGGGTGGGGGCACACCGAACCGGGCACCCGGATGCGGGTGGCGGCCCAGCACCCGGGCGTGAACGTCAACAACCTCAATGACGGCACGCTGCTGGATCCATTGTCGGGCACCGCGGTATTGAACGCGCTACCGGTGGAGGTGGCGCCCGCCGGCTGA
- a CDS encoding HipA domain-containing protein produces MELTPAYDLCPQIRSGETSSQALAFDRKGARESSFAAVVAAAPVYGLSTAQAREIVDSQVAVIKHDFDEAADMAKLTRAPRKFLWHRQILNPDASYGYISA; encoded by the coding sequence TTGGAGCTCACCCCCGCATATGACCTGTGCCCGCAGATCCGCTCCGGTGAGACCTCGTCGCAGGCCCTGGCATTTGACCGCAAGGGGGCCCGCGAGAGTTCATTCGCCGCGGTTGTTGCCGCTGCGCCTGTGTACGGCCTGAGCACCGCACAGGCACGCGAGATCGTCGATTCGCAAGTCGCGGTTATTAAGCATGACTTCGACGAGGCTGCTGACATGGCCAAGCTGACCCGAGCGCCGCGAAAGTTCCTGTGGCACCGGCAAATACTCAACCCGGACGCGAGCTACGGGTATATCTCCGCGTAG
- a CDS encoding HipA domain-containing protein, producing MLVIERFDRPASGGRRIIVSALTMLGLDEMEGRYATYPDLLDVLRRTGTDAAIGRRLFERIVFNVAIGNNDDHAQPRRVLGRPRLGAHPRI from the coding sequence TTGCTCGTCATCGAGCGGTTCGACCGCCCGGCAAGCGGCGGCCGGCGAATCATCGTCTCGGCGTTGACGATGCTCGGGCTTGACGAGATGGAGGGCCGCTACGCCACCTATCCGGATTTGCTCGATGTGCTGCGCCGCACCGGTACCGACGCCGCCATCGGCCGACGGCTGTTCGAGCGGATCGTATTCAACGTGGCAATCGGCAACAACGACGATCACGCGCAACCACGCCGCGTTCTGGGGCGGCCACGCCTTGGAGCTCACCCCCGCATATGA
- a CDS encoding HEPN domain-containing protein — protein sequence MPFDEMFSRWLPLRRKIDVAGNMIFGLLNREPAFVQTQLLTIAVAAEALSRGLRPGALPMTPRDFERLLAEALKTLDPGDRERFEGLVRNEPTYRDRLLDLASIPSQVAVDLVLPDREGWANSLRNVRNGLAHGLARDIGELEELHQLFLRTKYLLYLVIMAEMGLSGSVQERCIRNNAPLMHLNNAG from the coding sequence ATGCCATTCGACGAGATGTTTAGTCGCTGGCTTCCGTTAAGACGTAAAATCGACGTCGCTGGAAATATGATTTTTGGTCTTCTCAACAGAGAACCAGCTTTCGTTCAGACCCAACTACTGACAATTGCCGTTGCGGCGGAGGCATTGAGTCGCGGCCTACGGCCTGGTGCTCTACCCATGACCCCTCGCGACTTCGAGCGGTTACTTGCTGAAGCACTGAAAACGCTCGATCCGGGTGACCGCGAGCGGTTTGAGGGTCTTGTCCGAAACGAGCCAACGTATCGAGATCGTTTGCTAGATCTCGCGTCTATTCCCTCGCAAGTGGCCGTCGATCTCGTGCTTCCTGACCGCGAGGGATGGGCAAACAGTCTGAGAAACGTCCGCAACGGCCTCGCGCACGGCCTCGCTCGCGACATCGGCGAACTAGAAGAACTGCATCAGCTTTTTCTACGCACCAAGTACTTACTATATTTGGTGATCATGGCGGAGATGGGCCTCTCCGGGAGCGTGCAGGAGCGCTGCATCCGCAATAATGCTCCACTGATGCATTTGAACAATGCTGGTTGA
- a CDS encoding pyridoxamine 5'-phosphate oxidase family protein: MHREVTTVAELREIVGEPDPYVANKVKDRLSPVQQDWLAHSPLAFVATTDAQGHVDISPKGDPAGFVHVIDDRTIAIPDRPGNKRVDGYLNVLQRPGVGTLFVIPGRGDTLRINGRGRILADADYFDAMAVKGKRPLLALEVDIDEVFFHCSKAFLRSDTWKPETWNPTALPSVAQMAKALRHDWSEAELEERYCEDNIRKVLY, from the coding sequence ATGCACCGTGAAGTGACCACCGTCGCCGAGCTTCGGGAGATCGTGGGCGAACCTGACCCCTACGTGGCGAACAAGGTCAAGGATCGGCTGTCGCCGGTACAACAGGACTGGTTGGCGCATTCCCCGCTGGCCTTTGTGGCGACCACCGATGCGCAAGGCCACGTTGACATTTCGCCAAAGGGGGACCCGGCGGGATTCGTCCACGTGATCGACGACCGCACCATCGCCATCCCTGATCGGCCGGGCAACAAGCGCGTCGACGGATATCTCAACGTGCTGCAGCGGCCCGGAGTCGGAACCCTGTTCGTGATCCCCGGTCGCGGCGACACGCTGCGAATCAACGGCCGGGGCCGCATCCTGGCCGACGCCGACTACTTCGACGCCATGGCGGTCAAGGGCAAGCGGCCGCTGCTGGCGTTGGAGGTCGACATCGACGAGGTGTTCTTCCACTGCTCCAAGGCATTCCTGCGCTCGGACACCTGGAAGCCGGAAACCTGGAATCCGACCGCGTTGCCCAGCGTCGCCCAGATGGCCAAGGCGTTGCGGCACGACTGGTCCGAGGCAGAGCTCGAGGAACGCTACTGCGAGGACAACATTCGCAAGGTGTTGTACTAG
- a CDS encoding TIGR04338 family metallohydrolase, producing the protein MTARDSQRSRVYAAEEFVRTLFDRAAQHSSRTIDFFGTQLTLPPEGRFASIPSVQRYVDEVLALPAVTARWPDPGPLSVRPRRAATAAHYENVDGTGVIAVPDRSAADWAMRELVLLHEIAHHLTPQGAAHGPAFVATFCELAALVMGPEVGHVLRVVYAKEGVR; encoded by the coding sequence GTGACGGCGCGCGACAGCCAGCGCTCCCGCGTCTACGCGGCCGAAGAGTTCGTCCGGACCCTCTTCGATCGTGCCGCCCAGCACAGTTCACGCACCATCGACTTCTTCGGCACCCAGCTCACCCTGCCGCCGGAAGGACGATTCGCCTCGATACCGTCGGTGCAGCGTTACGTCGACGAGGTACTCGCGCTGCCTGCCGTGACCGCACGCTGGCCCGACCCGGGACCGCTCAGTGTGCGTCCCCGCCGCGCGGCGACCGCGGCGCACTACGAAAACGTCGATGGCACAGGCGTTATCGCCGTCCCCGACCGCTCGGCCGCCGACTGGGCCATGCGGGAGCTGGTGTTGCTGCACGAGATCGCCCACCACCTGACCCCGCAGGGCGCCGCCCACGGTCCGGCCTTCGTCGCGACATTCTGCGAGCTGGCCGCACTGGTGATGGGCCCGGAGGTGGGCCATGTGCTGCGCGTCGTCTACGCCAAGGAAGGTGTCCGCTGA
- a CDS encoding DUF2786 domain-containing protein translates to MTDDKMLARIAALLRQAEGTDNSHEAEAFMAAAQRLATATSIDLAVARSHSATRSAAQAPTQRTITIGEPGARGLRTYVQLFAGIAAANDVQCDVASNSAFVYAYGFAEDIDASHALYASLVVQMVRSCDAYLATGAHKPTPTITARLNFQLAFGARVAQRLSHARDEARQEATRDRTTAPGTAVALRNKELELREHYRQTSKARGTWRASRASAGYSSAARRAGDRAGKQARLGSSPELPGARTRLPR, encoded by the coding sequence GTGACCGACGACAAGATGCTGGCACGCATCGCCGCGCTCCTGCGCCAGGCCGAGGGCACCGACAACTCGCACGAGGCGGAGGCGTTCATGGCCGCCGCGCAGCGGCTGGCCACCGCCACCTCGATCGATCTGGCCGTGGCACGGTCACATTCCGCCACCCGCAGTGCGGCGCAGGCGCCGACGCAGCGCACGATCACCATCGGCGAGCCGGGCGCGCGCGGCCTGCGGACCTACGTGCAGCTGTTCGCCGGCATCGCCGCGGCCAACGATGTGCAGTGCGATGTCGCTTCGAACTCGGCGTTCGTCTATGCCTACGGGTTCGCCGAGGACATCGACGCCAGCCACGCCTTGTACGCCAGCCTCGTGGTGCAGATGGTGCGCAGCTGCGACGCCTACCTGGCCACCGGCGCGCACAAGCCGACGCCGACGATCACCGCGCGGCTCAATTTCCAGTTGGCATTCGGCGCCCGCGTGGCCCAGCGCCTGTCGCACGCGCGGGACGAGGCGCGCCAGGAGGCCACCCGCGATCGCACGACCGCGCCGGGAACCGCTGTGGCACTGCGCAACAAGGAACTCGAACTGCGCGAGCACTACCGCCAGACCTCCAAGGCGCGCGGAACCTGGCGGGCCAGCCGAGCCTCGGCGGGGTACTCCTCGGCGGCCAGGCGCGCCGGTGACCGCGCCGGCAAGCAGGCCCGGCTGGGTTCCAGCCCCGAGTTGCCGGGGGCGCGGACCCGGCTGCCGCGGTGA